A region of Trichocoleus sp. FACHB-46 DNA encodes the following proteins:
- a CDS encoding alpha/beta fold hydrolase has product MMPPVSNASAVTYSHLTALTWNWQGFPISYHTQGDRGPAVVLVHGFGASWGHWRKNIPALATTCRVYALDLIGFGGSAKAKPGPLQPGEQVEYTMETWGQQVADFCQEVVGGPAFLVGNSIGCIVAMQAAVDRPEIALGVALLNCSLRLLHDRKRLGLPWHRRVGAPVLQRLLGVSWIGQFFFSRLAQRKVVRKILLQAYRDPAAVSDELVDLLMAPTVDAGAAAVFLAFTRYSQGPLPEDLLPVLPCPAIILWGTEDPWEPIALGQEFAKFPQVQQFIALEGLGHCPQDEAPERVNPILQEWIMTQAAHSEEAVS; this is encoded by the coding sequence ATGATGCCCCCCGTTTCTAATGCCTCAGCCGTGACTTACTCCCATCTCACTGCCTTGACCTGGAACTGGCAGGGATTTCCAATTTCTTACCATACCCAAGGCGATCGCGGGCCTGCCGTCGTTCTGGTGCATGGCTTTGGGGCATCCTGGGGACACTGGCGTAAGAATATTCCCGCTCTAGCCACTACCTGTCGCGTTTACGCCCTAGATCTGATTGGCTTTGGGGGTTCCGCTAAAGCCAAACCTGGCCCGTTGCAACCTGGGGAACAAGTCGAGTACACGATGGAAACTTGGGGCCAACAGGTTGCGGATTTTTGCCAGGAAGTCGTGGGTGGACCAGCTTTTTTGGTGGGGAATTCGATTGGTTGCATTGTGGCGATGCAAGCAGCGGTGGATCGACCAGAGATTGCTTTAGGAGTCGCTTTACTCAACTGTTCCTTACGCCTACTGCACGATCGCAAGCGCTTGGGATTGCCCTGGCATCGGCGAGTTGGTGCCCCTGTGCTACAGCGTTTACTGGGCGTGAGTTGGATTGGGCAGTTCTTTTTTAGCCGTCTAGCACAACGCAAGGTGGTGCGGAAAATTTTGTTGCAAGCGTATCGAGATCCAGCCGCAGTTTCGGATGAACTAGTGGATTTATTGATGGCTCCTACCGTGGATGCGGGAGCAGCAGCAGTCTTCTTGGCCTTTACTCGCTACTCTCAAGGACCATTGCCAGAAGATTTGCTTCCCGTCCTACCTTGTCCTGCCATTATTCTCTGGGGTACCGAAGATCCTTGGGAGCCGATCGCTTTGGGTCAGGAGTTTGCCAAGTTTCCCCAAGTCCAGCAATTTATTGCACTGGAGGGCTTAGGGCACTGTCCGCAAGATGAAGCTCCAGAGCGGGTAAATCCAATTTTGCAGGAGTGGATTATGACTCAGGCGGCTCACTCTGAGGAAGCTGTTTCTTAG
- a CDS encoding DUF427 domain-containing protein: protein MNRERTIPGPGQESVWDYPRPPRLEDSPKHIQIVFNGVVIADTHQAKRVLETSHPPVYYLPPADINPDSLIASAQASWCEWKGRAGYYTVAVGDRQAPNAAWFYPEPTPAFEPIKDYVAFYPHLMEACYVDGEQVQPQPGNFYGGWITSDIVGPFKGASGTWGW, encoded by the coding sequence GTGAACCGTGAGCGTACTATTCCAGGGCCAGGACAAGAATCAGTCTGGGACTACCCCCGTCCGCCCCGCTTAGAAGATTCTCCTAAGCATATTCAAATAGTCTTTAATGGCGTCGTGATCGCAGACACCCATCAAGCAAAACGAGTTTTAGAAACCAGTCATCCTCCCGTTTATTACCTTCCTCCTGCGGATATTAATCCAGACTCTTTAATTGCTTCTGCTCAAGCATCTTGGTGTGAGTGGAAAGGACGGGCAGGTTACTACACCGTTGCCGTCGGCGATCGCCAGGCTCCAAATGCGGCTTGGTTTTACCCCGAGCCGACTCCTGCTTTTGAGCCGATCAAGGACTATGTGGCGTTTTATCCCCACTTGATGGAAGCCTGCTACGTCGATGGAGAACAGGTCCAGCCCCAACCAGGAAACTTTTACGGCGGTTGGATCACCTCAGATATTGTTGGCCCGTTTAAAGGCGCATCGGGGACTTGGGGTTGGTAA
- the pyrR gene encoding bifunctional pyr operon transcriptional regulator/uracil phosphoribosyltransferase PyrR → MASEIIEILSAEELRRTLTRLASQIVEKANDLSQLVLLGVRTRGVPLAYALARQIEVLEQVQVPVGALDITFYRDDLDEIGVRTPDKTDIPFDLSGKTVVLVDDVIYKGRTIRAALNAVNDYGRPPEIWLAVLVDRGHRELPIHPDFTGKKLPTSKEEKVKVYLQDLDGRDGVELIPRKPDGWGG, encoded by the coding sequence ATGGCCTCCGAAATCATAGAAATTCTTTCAGCCGAGGAATTACGTCGGACTTTGACCCGACTAGCCTCTCAAATTGTCGAAAAAGCGAATGATTTGTCTCAGTTGGTTTTACTAGGGGTTCGCACTAGAGGCGTGCCCTTGGCTTATGCATTAGCGCGACAAATCGAGGTTTTAGAGCAGGTGCAGGTGCCAGTGGGCGCTTTGGATATCACGTTTTATCGAGATGATTTAGATGAAATTGGGGTGCGTACCCCCGATAAAACCGATATTCCCTTTGATCTGTCTGGGAAAACAGTAGTCTTAGTAGATGATGTGATCTATAAGGGACGGACGATTCGAGCGGCCTTAAATGCAGTGAATGATTATGGTAGACCGCCAGAAATTTGGCTCGCCGTTTTAGTCGATCGCGGCCATCGAGAACTGCCGATTCACCCAGATTTCACAGGGAAAAAACTGCCCACCTCGAAAGAAGAGAAAGTGAAGGTCTACTTGCAAGACTTGGATGGCCGAGATGGAGTAGAGCTGATTCCTCGTAAGCCCGATGGCTGGGGTGGTTAA
- a CDS encoding LCP family protein produces MSTQKIPYQRSLPKRHQPVPKKPTKSSNSRLVWLLFSLTGVAMLSATAGALLAVSLATTPLMQSKLSAEEAAVFGQGESISSNPNFRLPQLTRPVSILILGAKVLSTDVQNPPAYARNLGYQATINSLDGLTDTMLLVRFDPDSKKLAVLSIPRDTRAYVEGYGVTKINEANYYGGPALSAKATSELLDGVGIDRYVRINVQGIEKLIDALGGVTVYIPKDMKYQDDSQHLYINLKAGKRRLNGNQALQFLRFRYDENGDIGRIQRQQMLMRALMEQALNPVTLARVPKILSVIQSHLDTNLSVEELMALVGFATQTNRSNVKMLMVPGDFSAPGEFQASYWVPDQDRIQSLMAQHFNLGVGSALPTNPAYLRVAIQDSTRESAATEGVMSALNQAGYENVSVNDPWTEPLNVTRIVAQQGDAESAEALRQVLGVGEVRIESTGALQSDVTIQVGKDWLRQQSR; encoded by the coding sequence GTGTCGACCCAAAAGATCCCTTACCAGCGATCGCTGCCGAAACGTCATCAGCCCGTGCCCAAGAAACCGACGAAATCAAGTAACTCACGTTTGGTTTGGCTATTGTTTAGCCTCACTGGGGTCGCTATGTTATCAGCGACGGCTGGAGCTTTGTTGGCAGTATCTTTGGCAACCACCCCGCTGATGCAGAGTAAACTCAGCGCTGAAGAAGCAGCAGTCTTTGGGCAAGGCGAGAGCATTTCCAGCAATCCTAACTTCCGCTTACCTCAACTCACCCGTCCCGTCAGCATTCTGATATTGGGCGCTAAGGTTCTCTCCACCGACGTCCAAAATCCGCCTGCTTATGCGCGTAACTTAGGTTATCAAGCCACAATCAACTCACTTGATGGTTTGACTGACACCATGTTGCTGGTCCGGTTCGATCCAGACAGCAAAAAGTTAGCGGTACTATCCATTCCTCGCGACACCCGTGCCTACGTGGAAGGATACGGAGTCACCAAGATTAATGAAGCGAACTACTATGGTGGTCCTGCCCTCAGCGCCAAAGCTACCAGCGAGTTACTCGATGGCGTGGGTATCGATCGCTATGTTCGGATCAATGTGCAGGGAATTGAAAAACTAATCGATGCTTTGGGTGGTGTCACGGTCTACATCCCCAAAGACATGAAGTATCAGGATGACAGCCAACACCTCTACATTAATCTCAAGGCTGGTAAACGTCGCTTAAACGGCAACCAAGCTCTACAGTTTTTGCGGTTTCGCTACGACGAGAATGGAGATATTGGCCGCATTCAACGCCAGCAAATGCTGATGCGAGCCTTAATGGAGCAAGCGCTCAATCCCGTTACCTTGGCTCGGGTTCCCAAGATTCTGTCTGTGATTCAGTCGCACCTCGACACAAATCTGAGCGTAGAAGAGTTAATGGCTTTGGTCGGATTTGCCACTCAGACCAATCGCTCTAACGTGAAGATGCTGATGGTGCCTGGCGACTTTAGCGCTCCAGGAGAATTCCAAGCAAGTTATTGGGTTCCTGATCAGGATCGCATTCAATCCCTCATGGCCCAGCACTTCAATCTTGGTGTGGGTAGTGCTTTGCCCACCAACCCCGCCTATTTGCGAGTCGCGATCCAAGACAGCACCCGTGAGTCTGCGGCTACAGAAGGCGTGATGAGTGCGCTAAATCAGGCAGGATATGAGAATGTTTCCGTCAATGATCCTTGGACCGAACCGCTGAATGTGACGCGGATTGTGGCCCAACAAGGAGATGCCGAAAGCGCCGAAGCCTTACGTCAAGTTTTAGGAGTCGGCGAAGTCCGCATCGAAAGCACAGGAGCTTTGCAATCGGATGTCACGATCCAAGTCGGTAAGGATTGGCTCCGCCAACAAAGCCGCTAA
- a CDS encoding gas vesicle protein produces MPPRPIRSNITPKISTMPRPQTEATVYLDVYKLVVERRRLEQERQKIEQRSQQINQRLTQLDQQIVVLETTLQQMRSDIVPEARPIPPQAKADQTEIFDMLFLEY; encoded by the coding sequence ATGCCGCCAAGACCCATCCGTTCCAATATCACCCCCAAAATCAGCACAATGCCCCGTCCGCAAACTGAAGCGACGGTCTATCTGGATGTCTATAAGCTAGTAGTAGAGCGCAGACGGCTGGAACAGGAACGACAAAAAATTGAGCAGCGCAGCCAGCAAATCAATCAGCGGCTGACACAACTCGATCAACAAATTGTGGTGTTGGAAACAACCTTGCAGCAAATGCGGTCAGATATAGTTCCTGAGGCACGACCGATCCCTCCTCAAGCCAAAGCTGATCAAACAGAAATCTTCGACATGCTGTTCTTGGAATATTAA
- a CDS encoding phosphoglucomutase/phosphomannomutase family protein: protein MSAGSNSKAIKFGTDGWRGIIADDFTFANVRRVTRAIASYLKTAYSQDRPVLIGYDTRFLADEFAQTAAEVLAELGWTVKIVDRDCPTPVIAYNARHLNSAGALMFTASHNPAPYCGIKYIPDYAGPATTEITDTIVANIEGASDAPASTGNGDRISTFDPKPEYLKFIYTLLDVERIRSAKLKVKYDALYSTSRGYLDEVLMHCGCEIEAFHTYRDVLFGGGMPEPKGEQLEELVAAVKRDHADLGLATDGDSDRFGIVDEQGNVLTPNTVLLLLARHLVKNKGKNGAIVRTVATTHLLDNFAAKYGLEIHETAVGFKYVGQKMRETTVLIGGEESGGLSIIDHIPEKDGVLADMLVAEAIAYAGKPLSQLVTEVIAEAGGPLYNKRLDLHLENPHKEAVLESFTKNPPSEVAGIKVKEVGRKDGIKLYLEDGSWVLLRPSGTEPLMRVYMETNSPEKETQIAQHMDRVIHQIQPVGV from the coding sequence ATGAGTGCAGGCAGCAATTCGAAAGCGATTAAGTTTGGTACGGATGGATGGCGAGGGATCATTGCTGACGACTTTACCTTTGCTAATGTACGGCGGGTAACACGCGCGATCGCCAGCTATCTCAAAACCGCTTACTCCCAGGATCGACCGGTTTTAATTGGCTATGACACTCGCTTCTTAGCAGATGAGTTTGCTCAAACGGCTGCTGAAGTGTTGGCAGAGTTAGGTTGGACTGTCAAAATCGTGGATCGGGACTGCCCAACGCCTGTCATTGCCTATAATGCTCGTCACCTCAACTCAGCCGGAGCGCTGATGTTCACGGCGAGCCACAATCCTGCTCCTTACTGCGGGATTAAATATATTCCTGACTATGCGGGTCCTGCAACGACTGAAATTACAGATACGATTGTCGCCAATATTGAAGGAGCGAGTGACGCGCCTGCATCGACTGGCAATGGCGATCGCATTTCCACCTTTGACCCCAAGCCAGAATATTTAAAGTTCATCTATACGCTTTTAGATGTCGAGCGGATTCGCAGCGCTAAGCTCAAGGTGAAGTATGACGCGCTCTACTCTACTTCACGGGGTTATTTGGATGAAGTACTGATGCACTGTGGCTGTGAAATAGAAGCGTTCCACACCTACAGAGATGTGCTGTTTGGTGGAGGTATGCCTGAGCCAAAAGGGGAGCAGCTAGAAGAATTGGTTGCAGCCGTGAAGCGCGATCACGCGGATCTGGGTTTAGCCACGGATGGAGATAGCGATCGCTTTGGCATTGTGGATGAGCAAGGCAATGTCTTAACTCCTAACACGGTGCTGTTGTTGCTGGCCCGCCATTTGGTCAAGAATAAAGGCAAAAATGGCGCGATCGTGCGGACTGTGGCCACAACCCATCTGCTAGATAATTTTGCCGCTAAGTATGGCTTAGAAATTCACGAAACGGCAGTGGGCTTCAAGTATGTCGGCCAGAAGATGCGGGAAACCACGGTTCTGATCGGTGGTGAGGAGTCGGGCGGTCTCAGCATCATCGACCATATCCCTGAGAAAGATGGGGTTTTGGCAGATATGTTGGTGGCTGAGGCGATCGCTTATGCAGGTAAGCCTTTGAGCCAGTTGGTAACAGAAGTGATCGCCGAGGCAGGTGGGCCGCTCTACAACAAGCGTCTCGACTTGCACTTGGAAAACCCTCACAAGGAAGCGGTTTTGGAATCTTTCACTAAGAATCCACCGTCGGAAGTGGCAGGGATTAAGGTGAAGGAAGTGGGTCGCAAGGATGGCATTAAGCTTTACCTAGAAGACGGTAGCTGGGTGTTGCTACGTCCCTCTGGAACTGAGCCGTTGATGCGGGTTTATATGGAGACAAATTCTCCTGAGAAGGAAACCCAAATTGCTCAGCATATGGATCGGGTGATTCATCAGATTCAACCTGTGGGTGTTTAA
- a CDS encoding lipopolysaccharide assembly protein LapA domain-containing protein, with protein sequence MVNLLASLLLAAWVVAIAIVSVQNFTPVSFEFLLFKSVEIPFGIVLAFSVGLGMVGMALLQFLWGFSSSSRGYSGSSVNPGGRAQRNDNWSEDW encoded by the coding sequence ATGGTTAATCTACTCGCCTCGCTACTTTTGGCTGCCTGGGTTGTGGCGATCGCCATTGTTTCAGTGCAGAATTTTACGCCTGTCTCTTTTGAGTTTCTGCTGTTTAAGTCGGTGGAAATTCCGTTTGGGATTGTGCTGGCGTTTAGTGTGGGGCTGGGTATGGTTGGGATGGCGCTGCTCCAGTTTCTATGGGGTTTCAGCAGCTCTAGTCGGGGTTACTCTGGTTCCTCAGTCAATCCGGGTGGAAGGGCTCAGAGGAATGATAACTGGTCTGAAGATTGGTAA
- a CDS encoding RrF2 family transcriptional regulator, translated as MKLTTRGHYSVKALLDLSLQPGYGPTSVNTIARRQDLPAPYLEKLLIEMRRAGLVNSLRGSQGGYQLARSPAQISLGQILEAVGETIEPLSRYAPDAEQAEDWVTFTLWNRLHQKLKEALYSISLEDLYYDARSWQAAQGESTSFVV; from the coding sequence ATGAAGCTAACAACTCGGGGTCATTACAGTGTGAAAGCCTTATTAGATTTAAGCTTGCAACCGGGTTATGGTCCTACCTCCGTCAATACGATCGCCCGTCGCCAAGATTTGCCTGCCCCTTATCTAGAAAAGCTATTGATTGAGATGCGTCGAGCGGGGTTAGTGAACTCGCTCCGAGGGTCTCAAGGCGGATATCAACTAGCGCGATCGCCGGCTCAAATCTCTCTGGGTCAAATCTTAGAAGCCGTCGGTGAAACAATTGAGCCTTTGTCACGCTACGCTCCAGACGCAGAGCAAGCCGAGGATTGGGTGACCTTTACCCTCTGGAATCGCTTACACCAAAAGTTGAAAGAGGCGCTATACAGTATATCCCTAGAAGACCTTTACTATGATGCCCGAAGCTGGCAAGCGGCTCAAGGAGAATCGACAAGTTTTGTAGTTTAA
- a CDS encoding CU044_2847 family protein produces MSSHQLVPIQSDDGTIIYIEAQQNVENTPISDTSSYEGNEEVEQKRGGGKGWPGAAAKSMSSHSSMQMVQNTLRSYTAYTLNAFKNFGAGNIDEVTLEFGINFSADAGVPYIANGKAQSSMKITVKCSYNNQVEGSEENPTDELAQGQVNCSANRQVNEPIHESANGTAYGEVSRQIHNHHNQFRQPV; encoded by the coding sequence ATGTCCTCCCATCAACTTGTTCCTATCCAGTCTGACGACGGCACAATCATCTACATCGAAGCGCAGCAAAACGTTGAGAATACTCCAATTTCTGACACTTCATCCTACGAAGGCAACGAAGAAGTTGAACAAAAACGGGGAGGAGGAAAGGGATGGCCTGGTGCTGCGGCTAAGTCTATGAGTTCCCATAGCTCAATGCAGATGGTGCAGAATACCCTCCGCAGCTACACCGCCTATACGCTGAACGCCTTCAAAAATTTTGGCGCTGGCAACATTGATGAAGTTACCCTAGAGTTTGGTATCAATTTTAGTGCAGACGCAGGCGTGCCCTACATCGCCAATGGCAAAGCCCAAAGCAGCATGAAAATTACAGTTAAGTGCTCTTACAACAATCAAGTAGAGGGGTCCGAGGAAAACCCAACTGATGAACTTGCGCAGGGACAGGTCAACTGTTCAGCCAATAGGCAAGTCAATGAGCCAATCCATGAGTCAGCAAACGGAACAGCTTATGGAGAAGTTAGCCGCCAAATTCATAACCATCACAACCAATTTAGGCAGCCAGTTTAG
- the cbiB gene encoding adenosylcobinamide-phosphate synthase CbiB, whose protein sequence is MTLGVSFFSYFFAALESFTPPSTIALWVLAIAALIDYVIGDPWGWPHPVRVMGWAIARYQQFVFRYLKSATGQRLAGVFLGLGLVVGSGWVGWAIAVAATWIHAGLGIAVQSILLASCFAGRSLRSAAEDVMQPLSSGDLAQARTRLSFYVGRDTENLSEQEVLRAVLETVTENATDGVMAPLFYALLGAALPGVGVVPLAIAYKAASTLDSMVGYKEAPYTHLGWFSARMEDLLTWLPCRLVVLTLALLSGKPGYVWRICRRDAIADASPNSGWSECAYAAILGVQVGGTNWYRSVAKHKPLLGEPIHAITPERIYQALQLTRISFLLWLGLGLFGLTLWSEMVFSTGQLP, encoded by the coding sequence ATGACTTTAGGAGTATCTTTTTTTAGTTATTTCTTCGCAGCTTTAGAATCATTCACCCCACCATCCACGATCGCCCTTTGGGTATTAGCGATCGCGGCTTTGATTGATTACGTCATCGGAGATCCTTGGGGCTGGCCTCATCCGGTGCGGGTCATGGGCTGGGCGATCGCTCGCTACCAACAATTCGTGTTTCGCTACCTCAAGTCAGCTACGGGGCAGCGGTTAGCAGGGGTGTTTTTGGGCCTTGGTCTGGTTGTTGGTAGTGGCTGGGTTGGTTGGGCGATCGCTGTAGCTGCCACTTGGATTCATGCAGGGCTAGGAATTGCCGTGCAAAGCATTCTATTGGCATCCTGTTTTGCGGGGCGGAGCTTGAGGTCTGCTGCTGAGGACGTGATGCAGCCTCTATCCAGCGGAGATTTGGCACAGGCCCGCACTCGTTTGAGCTTTTATGTAGGACGAGATACGGAGAATTTATCAGAGCAGGAAGTGTTACGAGCGGTACTGGAAACCGTCACGGAGAATGCCACGGATGGGGTGATGGCTCCCTTGTTTTACGCCTTGCTGGGTGCTGCTTTGCCTGGAGTGGGAGTAGTGCCCTTAGCGATCGCTTATAAAGCTGCCAGCACCTTAGACTCAATGGTGGGCTACAAAGAAGCGCCCTACACGCACTTGGGTTGGTTTAGTGCCCGGATGGAAGATCTCTTAACTTGGTTGCCCTGCCGTCTGGTCGTGCTGACGTTGGCTTTGCTCTCCGGAAAGCCAGGATATGTGTGGCGAATTTGTCGCAGGGACGCGATCGCCGATGCTAGCCCTAACTCTGGCTGGAGTGAGTGTGCCTATGCGGCAATTTTGGGTGTGCAAGTGGGAGGTACCAATTGGTATCGGAGCGTTGCCAAACATAAACCCTTGCTAGGAGAACCAATTCACGCCATTACGCCAGAACGGATTTACCAAGCGTTGCAACTGACCCGCATTAGCTTTTTGCTTTGGTTAGGATTGGGACTTTTTGGTTTAACTCTGTGGTCTGAAATGGTTTTCTCTACAGGCCAGTTGCCCTAA
- the fni gene encoding type 2 isopentenyl-diphosphate Delta-isomerase has translation MNAPLTSPTETQSRKADHIRICLDESVQCHQATNGLERYRFTHCCLPEIDRSEINLTTQFLGKPLAAPLLISSMTGGTELAKTINYRLATVAQHYKIAMGVGSQRVAVENPEVAPTFNVRSLAPDILLFANLGAVQLNYSYGLDQCLRVIDWLEADALILHLNPLQECVQTKGDTNFRGLLAKIATLCQKLSVPVIAKEVGNGISATMAQKLIEAGVQAIDVAGAGGTSWAKVESERATDAKQRRLGATFAEWGLPTAECITTIRAIAPTIPLIASGGLRDGLEVAKAIALGADLAGLAQPFLQAACESETALAELAEVLIAEIETVLFCTGNSTIEALRRSQALELKV, from the coding sequence GTGAACGCGCCCCTCACTTCCCCCACCGAAACCCAATCCCGCAAAGCTGATCACATCCGCATCTGTTTAGATGAAAGCGTGCAATGTCATCAGGCGACAAATGGACTAGAGCGCTATCGCTTTACCCATTGCTGCTTGCCAGAGATTGACCGCAGCGAGATTAATCTAACCACTCAATTTCTGGGTAAACCGCTGGCAGCTCCCTTGCTGATTTCCTCCATGACAGGCGGCACAGAGCTAGCCAAAACCATTAATTACCGCCTCGCCACTGTCGCGCAGCACTACAAAATCGCGATGGGAGTTGGTTCCCAACGGGTTGCCGTCGAGAACCCAGAAGTCGCGCCGACCTTCAATGTGCGATCGCTTGCCCCCGATATTTTGCTATTCGCGAACCTGGGCGCGGTGCAACTGAACTACAGCTATGGCCTAGATCAATGTTTGCGGGTGATTGATTGGCTAGAAGCCGATGCTCTGATTCTGCACTTGAATCCGTTGCAAGAGTGTGTGCAGACCAAAGGCGACACTAACTTCCGAGGCTTACTCGCTAAAATTGCCACGCTTTGCCAGAAATTGTCCGTCCCGGTGATTGCCAAAGAAGTCGGCAATGGCATCTCGGCAACAATGGCGCAAAAGCTGATCGAGGCTGGAGTGCAAGCGATTGATGTAGCGGGTGCAGGAGGAACTTCCTGGGCCAAGGTGGAGAGTGAACGGGCTACAGATGCCAAACAACGACGCTTAGGGGCGACGTTTGCCGAGTGGGGTTTGCCCACTGCAGAATGCATCACCACCATCCGGGCGATCGCTCCCACCATTCCTCTGATCGCCTCCGGCGGTTTGCGCGATGGCTTAGAAGTGGCTAAAGCGATCGCCTTAGGTGCAGACTTGGCAGGTTTGGCCCAGCCCTTCTTGCAGGCAGCTTGTGAGTCGGAAACCGCTTTGGCGGAACTAGCAGAGGTGCTGATTGCCGAGATCGAAACGGTACTCTTCTGTACAGGCAACTCGACTATTGAAGCGCTCAGGCGATCGCAAGCTCTGGAATTGAAGGTCTAA
- the sppA gene encoding signal peptide peptidase SppA encodes MRDFLKYTFASLAGLILFCSLGVGGLIFLLIAAASVDSGPQVRNKSVLTFDLSLNITDSKPATSTSQAISEALSNDNNDSVSLQTVLQAIEEATQDDRIIALYLYGNMSAGSSSSGLATLKEVREALERFRAKGKKIIAYDMEWGEREYYLGSVANTVVLNPIGSMELNGFSSQPTFYTGALQKYGVGVQVTRVGKYKSAVEPFLLTKQSSASREQTAKLLGDLWSEFSTTVSKDRKLKPQQIQAIADNQGVLLAEEALQRRLVDKVAYFDEVVAELKQMTDSDEDERSFRQISLPTYARAVESDTEKSSSNQVAVVYAEGDIVEGIGGPSSVGGDRLARQLRELRLDDDVKAVVLRVNSPGGSVTASEVIQREVVLIKKVKPIVVSMGDVAASGGYWISTYADRIFAEPNTITGSIGVFGLLPNVQKLANAQGITWDVVKTARFADSEGITRPRTPQELAVHQRVVDRIYDRFLTKVAESRKLPKQKVATLAQGRVWSGTSAKQLGLVDAIGGLNAAVEDAAKRAKLGDDWKLEEYPKTRSLEDQILKRLIGDPAAQAAETATEKVDPFTAELLKVQQDWSTLKAFNDPLGVYARLPLNLRID; translated from the coding sequence ATGCGTGACTTTCTCAAATACACCTTTGCTAGTTTGGCAGGGCTGATCCTCTTTTGCAGTCTAGGAGTGGGGGGGCTAATATTTTTGCTCATTGCTGCTGCGTCAGTTGACTCAGGCCCCCAGGTGAGAAACAAGTCCGTTCTAACGTTTGATTTATCCCTGAACATTACCGATTCCAAGCCTGCCACTAGTACGAGTCAGGCGATTAGTGAAGCGTTATCGAACGACAATAATGACTCCGTCTCTCTCCAGACAGTGCTGCAAGCGATTGAGGAAGCGACTCAGGACGACCGGATTATCGCGCTTTACCTGTATGGCAACATGAGCGCGGGTAGTAGCAGTTCTGGCTTAGCGACCTTGAAGGAAGTGCGGGAAGCGCTAGAGCGGTTTCGGGCCAAGGGCAAAAAGATTATTGCCTACGACATGGAGTGGGGAGAGAGAGAGTATTACCTCGGCTCAGTTGCCAACACTGTTGTACTCAATCCAATTGGTTCAATGGAACTGAACGGGTTTAGCTCCCAGCCAACTTTCTACACCGGAGCTTTGCAAAAGTATGGGGTCGGTGTTCAGGTCACTAGAGTTGGCAAGTACAAATCAGCCGTAGAACCATTCCTCCTCACTAAGCAAAGCTCTGCCAGCCGTGAACAAACGGCCAAACTCCTAGGAGACCTTTGGAGCGAATTCTCCACTACTGTCAGCAAAGACCGGAAACTCAAGCCTCAGCAAATTCAAGCGATCGCCGATAACCAAGGCGTTTTGTTAGCCGAAGAAGCTTTGCAACGGCGCTTAGTTGATAAAGTGGCTTACTTCGATGAAGTTGTGGCCGAGTTGAAGCAAATGACGGACAGCGACGAAGACGAGCGCTCCTTCCGGCAAATTAGCTTGCCGACCTATGCCAGAGCGGTTGAATCCGACACGGAAAAATCTTCCAGCAATCAAGTCGCAGTGGTATATGCCGAAGGCGACATTGTAGAAGGGATTGGCGGCCCTAGCTCAGTCGGAGGCGATCGCCTAGCTAGACAACTGCGAGAACTGCGGCTCGACGATGATGTCAAAGCAGTTGTATTACGAGTGAATAGCCCAGGTGGTAGCGTCACCGCTTCCGAAGTGATTCAGCGAGAAGTAGTGCTGATCAAGAAAGTCAAACCGATTGTGGTGTCAATGGGAGATGTGGCCGCGTCCGGTGGTTACTGGATCTCCACCTATGCCGATCGGATCTTTGCGGAACCGAATACGATCACTGGCTCCATTGGCGTATTTGGCCTCTTGCCCAACGTGCAAAAACTAGCCAACGCCCAAGGCATTACTTGGGATGTGGTGAAGACCGCCCGCTTTGCTGATAGCGAAGGCATTACACGCCCCAGAACGCCCCAAGAATTAGCTGTACATCAGCGCGTCGTAGATCGCATCTATGACCGCTTCCTGACCAAAGTTGCTGAATCTCGCAAACTGCCCAAACAGAAAGTAGCAACCTTAGCCCAAGGACGAGTGTGGTCAGGCACATCCGCCAAACAACTCGGCTTAGTCGACGCGATCGGGGGACTCAATGCTGCCGTCGAAGATGCCGCCAAGCGCGCCAAGTTGGGCGATGACTGGAAACTAGAAGAATATCCTAAGACCCGCAGCCTGGAAGACCAAATTCTCAAGCGACTCATCGGTGATCCAGCGGCTCAAGCTGCTGAAACAGCTACCGAAAAAGTCGATCCATTCACAGCTGAGTTGCTCAAAGTGCAACAAGATTGGTCCACCCTGAAAGCCTTCAACGATCCTCTTGGTGTCTATGCCCGCCTACCCCTCAACCTACGGATTGATTAG